A region from the Actinomycetota bacterium genome encodes:
- a CDS encoding bifunctional DedA family/phosphatase PAP2 family protein produces the protein MSNLIDNVLSMPEWVALLIVFALPALEASAFVGFVFPGEIAVILGGVLASQHKIGLMEVIALAVSGAVIGDAIGYFVGKRWGRRFMERTFGRIPVVGHHVTKSLPQAEAYLARRGGSAVFFGRWTAALRVLVPGLAGMAGVRYRTFAIFNLLGGLAWATTFVLLGYGAGKSYRRVEHFAGRLGLLLLLLVVVVVIVLAIGRWVARHPERVRSFWARQLERPRVARFRARYRRQIDFLLNRFRPGTAVGLSLTVSFVMIGLASWAAGIIGQDVVANEELTRVDLPVKHFFDAHRTHLGTTWMKILTELGSWAFLVPVFLGIALLWRWRRKTWLPLVMFAASIGGVALLRFVVGQLVDRPRPFPPAGLGPFTGPSFPSGHTVKTVAAYGMLAALYSRETRSWARRVAAWMGAFIVSLVVGFTRLYLGAHWLTDVLGAYALGTAWLFALLFTLGAVRGRGLQLPAREPSPDPMVEGPSHRPSEGVKQ, from the coding sequence ATGTCCAACCTCATCGACAACGTCCTGTCCATGCCGGAGTGGGTGGCGCTGCTGATCGTGTTCGCGCTGCCTGCTCTGGAGGCGTCTGCGTTCGTGGGCTTCGTGTTCCCGGGCGAGATCGCCGTGATCCTGGGCGGGGTCCTCGCGTCGCAGCACAAGATCGGGCTCATGGAGGTCATCGCCCTGGCGGTCTCGGGCGCCGTGATCGGCGACGCCATCGGGTACTTCGTGGGGAAGCGGTGGGGGCGCCGGTTCATGGAGCGCACGTTCGGGCGGATCCCTGTGGTCGGCCACCACGTCACCAAGAGCCTCCCGCAGGCCGAGGCGTACCTGGCCCGGCGAGGGGGGTCCGCGGTGTTCTTCGGGCGGTGGACCGCGGCGCTCCGCGTGCTGGTGCCGGGCCTCGCCGGCATGGCGGGCGTGCGGTACCGGACCTTCGCGATCTTCAACCTCCTGGGCGGGCTGGCCTGGGCCACGACCTTCGTGCTGCTCGGGTACGGGGCCGGCAAGAGCTACCGCCGGGTGGAGCATTTCGCGGGACGACTGGGCCTGCTGCTGCTCCTGCTCGTCGTGGTGGTCGTCATCGTCCTGGCCATCGGGCGGTGGGTGGCGCGGCACCCCGAGCGGGTGCGGAGCTTCTGGGCCCGGCAGCTCGAGCGGCCGCGCGTGGCCCGGTTCCGCGCCCGATACCGGCGCCAGATCGATTTCCTGCTGAACCGGTTCCGGCCGGGAACGGCGGTGGGCCTCTCGCTCACCGTGAGCTTCGTGATGATCGGGCTGGCCAGCTGGGCGGCCGGCATCATCGGACAGGACGTCGTCGCGAACGAGGAGCTCACCCGCGTCGACCTCCCCGTGAAGCACTTCTTCGACGCACACCGAACCCACCTCGGCACGACCTGGATGAAGATCCTCACCGAGCTGGGGAGCTGGGCGTTCCTGGTCCCCGTGTTCCTGGGCATCGCCCTGTTGTGGCGGTGGCGGCGGAAGACGTGGCTTCCCCTGGTGATGTTCGCGGCGTCGATCGGCGGCGTGGCGCTGCTCCGCTTCGTGGTGGGCCAGCTCGTGGACCGGCCCAGACCGTTCCCGCCGGCCGGGCTGGGGCCGTTCACGGGGCCCAGCTTCCCGTCCGGGCACACGGTGAAGACGGTGGCTGCCTACGGGATGCTCGCCGCCCTGTACTCGCGCGAGACCCGGTCCTGGGCGAGGCGAGTGGCGGCGTGGATGGGCGCCTTCATCGTGTCGCTGGTGGTCGGGTTCACCCGGCTCTACCTGGGCGCCCACTGGCTGACCGACGTGCTGGGGGCATACGCGCTGGGGACGGCGTGGCTGTTCGCGCTGCTGTTCACCCTGGGGGCCGTGCGAGGGCGCGGGCTGCAGCTGCCGGCGCGCGAGCCGTCGCCCGATCCCATGGTGGAAGGGCCGAGCCACCGCCCATCCGAAGGCGTCAAGCAGTGA